Part of the Verrucomicrobiota bacterium JB022 genome is shown below.
CATCGACTATGAGGTGCAGGAAAATCTGGGGGTTGGTTATCGCTGGCTCGACTCCGAACGCTGGAAGGCCTCGATCACGCCTTCGGTCGGTTACCAGCTGCGCAAATACACCGTGCAGGAAGACGACGACCAAGCCATTGCCACGCTTTTCCAGGATCTGGAATACCAGATCAGCAGCCGCCTGAAGTTCAAGGAAAGTGCGACCTACAAGGCCAACCTCCAGAACATGGAGGACTACTCCCTCGATTTTATCGCCGAGCTGGAAAACCGCCTCGCCGCCTACCTCAACCTCAAGCTGCGCTACGAGTGGCACTTCGACCAGGCCATCGACGGTCGTATCGAAAAGGATCAGAAGATCTTCAACGTCACGATGGGCGCAGATTTTTAGCGCCTCAATATGCCGCCGTAGCACCCATCCAGGGTGCAAATTCTGGTTCGGCTCTTGTCCGGTGGTGTCGGACGCAAAGCGTCCGATACCACCGGCTTGTAGGTTGGGCTCGATTTCAGTTTTGGGGTCCTCAACTCGCATCACTTTTGTGCGGGTAAGACTCGAAGCTGGCTCTTAGCCTGGCAGGCTCAAGAGCGCCAGGAACCCGGGAGCGGATGGCCATCCGCTCCCGGGCCCTCCGGATGAGATCGTCTATTACAGGCTCAGACGTCCTTTGGGACCGTCTGCCCCTTAGCTTAGATCCTCCGGAGGTTCCTGGCTTGATCTCGAACAGTTGCCTGAGCCCATGAGGTTAGCCCATGGAGCTCGTCTCTACAAGCCTGAGCATCAAGCCATGACATCCTCACCCACTCAATCTTACGTTTACCTCGCCGTGGATGTGGCCAAAGGGGGCCTTGAGGTCCTGACCGCCGCACCACAGGCCGTTTCTTTGCCACACGACGAGCAGGGCCTCGCCCAGCTCGTCGCCCTGGCCCAGCAAGAACAAGCGCGCACCGGCCAGGTGGCGCTGGTCGTGTTCGAGCCCACCGGCGGCGATGAGCGCACCGTGCAAGCCGCCCTGACCAACGCCGGGCTGCTCTGGGCCTGCGTGCCCGCCAAACGCATCCGTGCCCATGGCGAAGCCCTCGGCTGGCGGGCCAAGACCGACCGCATCGACGCCCGCAAGATCCTCGACTACGCGCAGCACTACCGCCCGGAGCCCACGCGCCTGCCGGGGGCCGAACAGACCGAACTGCGCGCGTTGATGGATCGCCGCCGCAAGCTCATCCACTACCGCAGCTGCGAGCAGATGCTGCTCGACAAGTGCACCGCCTTTGAAAGGCCGTGGATCGAGCGCAGCATCGGCGAGCTGCAAGCCCAGATCGATGCCCTGGAAAGCGCCATGGACGAGCTTCTGGCCAAAAGCTCGGATCTGGCCGCACGCGACCAGCTCCTGCGCACCATCAAGGGAGTGGGCAAAGTCGCCTCATGGACCATCCTGGCCTACATGGCAGAAATCGCCACCGTCAGCCGCCAACGCGCCGCCGCCCTGGCCGGCCTCGCACCCTATAATCAGGACAGCGGCCAAAAA
Proteins encoded:
- a CDS encoding transposase, which encodes MTSSPTQSYVYLAVDVAKGGLEVLTAAPQAVSLPHDEQGLAQLVALAQQEQARTGQVALVVFEPTGGDERTVQAALTNAGLLWACVPAKRIRAHGEALGWRAKTDRIDARKILDYAQHYRPEPTRLPGAEQTELRALMDRRRKLIHYRSCEQMLLDKCTAFERPWIERSIGELQAQIDALESAMDELLAKSSDLAARDQLLRTIKGVGKVASWTILAYMAEIATVSRQRAAALAGLAPYNQDSGQKQAAHISGGRPVVRQGLYMAAIAAVRPNLPSKPSINACAKKANPPKSPSSPS